A window of Armatimonadota bacterium contains these coding sequences:
- the priA gene encoding primosomal protein N' translates to MRYALVLIDLPVGSLRAPFHYRVPEEMEGRVRFGVRVVVPLSRRSVPGFIVGFDDHAPTPDVLPITDVVSPDSLFDEEIWELAQWVAEHYLATPQEALRCAIPSDALAHLRRWVVRGAEPLDASMLSATERALLGALGPQGADEEDLVAAIGRGAVRRALARMQAAGWVHVRTQVRPPAISPRREVLLRLAVPPEAAWEAVDRYRLHAPQRARILRMLAEAGEAPRAAVLRGGGGALRALLREGLVEEVRVEAVRDPLRGTYRDTSVPAELTAEQREALDAVLDALDNSRHEVFLLHGVTGSGKTEVYLRAVGSAIQRGRRALVLVPEIALTPQTVARFAGRFGERVAVLHSRLSAGERYDTWWRIRRGDYDVVVGPRSAVFAPLADIGLVVVDEEHEGAYKQTNAPRYHARDVALERSRRRGVPVLLGSATPSVESLWRAQQGSWRWLRLRSRVAARPLPAIRITDMRREDGRSVFGRALIEAMRARIASGDQVLLYLNRRGYASALVCRECGHVPRCHGCGVALTYHLATRALRCHYCGRVLPAPSACPSCRGIHLRPFGPGTQRVEEEVRRLFPGVDVARADRDTMSRRGAHQRLMDDLRQRRVQVLVGTQMIAKGLDLPGVGLVGVVAADVALSLPDFRAGERALQQLVQVAGRAGRGESPGEVIIQTYQPKHPAVLAACGDDMAFFEEEIAARRALRYPPFSSLIQLIVSARALADARTAARSLADSLAAAEILGPSPAPLSRLRGWYRWQIVARGQDAQALRDAVRQGLAAWRRPPGVRIAIDVDPVEML, encoded by the coding sequence ATGCGCTATGCCCTCGTCCTGATCGATCTGCCGGTCGGGTCCCTGCGCGCTCCCTTCCACTATCGGGTGCCGGAGGAGATGGAGGGGCGGGTGCGGTTCGGTGTCCGGGTGGTCGTGCCGTTGTCGCGCAGGTCGGTACCGGGATTCATCGTGGGCTTCGACGACCACGCACCCACACCCGATGTCCTGCCGATCACCGACGTCGTGAGTCCGGACTCCTTGTTCGACGAAGAAATCTGGGAACTCGCGCAGTGGGTGGCAGAACATTATCTGGCGACCCCGCAGGAGGCGCTGCGCTGTGCGATCCCCTCCGATGCGCTCGCCCATCTGCGGCGGTGGGTGGTCCGCGGGGCGGAACCGCTCGATGCGTCGATGCTCTCCGCCACCGAGCGCGCGCTCCTCGGCGCACTGGGCCCTCAGGGCGCCGACGAAGAGGATCTGGTGGCGGCGATCGGGCGGGGTGCGGTGCGCCGCGCGCTGGCGCGCATGCAGGCGGCGGGATGGGTCCACGTCCGCACGCAGGTGCGCCCTCCGGCGATCTCACCCCGTCGAGAGGTCCTGCTGCGCCTTGCGGTGCCGCCGGAGGCGGCGTGGGAGGCAGTGGACCGCTACCGCCTGCACGCCCCACAGCGCGCGCGCATCCTCCGGATGCTCGCAGAGGCGGGGGAAGCACCCCGCGCGGCGGTGTTGCGTGGAGGGGGAGGGGCGCTGCGGGCGCTGCTGCGCGAGGGGCTGGTCGAGGAGGTGCGCGTCGAGGCGGTCCGAGATCCCCTGCGCGGTACGTACCGAGATACCTCCGTTCCGGCCGAACTGACCGCCGAGCAACGGGAGGCGCTCGATGCGGTCTTGGATGCGCTGGACAACAGTCGCCACGAGGTCTTCCTGTTGCACGGCGTAACCGGCAGCGGCAAGACCGAGGTGTACCTTCGTGCGGTCGGCTCGGCGATCCAGCGCGGGCGGCGGGCGCTGGTGCTGGTGCCGGAGATCGCCCTGACGCCGCAGACGGTGGCGCGCTTTGCCGGTCGCTTCGGTGAGCGCGTCGCGGTCCTGCACAGCCGCCTGAGCGCCGGCGAGCGGTACGACACCTGGTGGCGGATCCGCCGGGGAGACTACGATGTGGTCGTGGGTCCCCGCTCCGCGGTGTTCGCGCCGCTGGCTGACATCGGCCTGGTGGTCGTGGACGAGGAGCACGAGGGCGCCTACAAGCAGACGAACGCGCCCCGCTACCACGCACGCGACGTGGCGTTGGAGCGCTCGCGCCGCCGGGGCGTCCCGGTCCTGTTGGGCAGCGCGACCCCTTCGGTGGAGTCACTGTGGCGGGCGCAGCAGGGCAGTTGGCGCTGGCTGCGGCTTCGGTCTCGGGTCGCCGCAAGACCGCTGCCGGCGATCCGCATCACCGACATGCGCAGGGAAGATGGACGGTCGGTGTTCGGACGAGCCCTCATCGAGGCGATGCGGGCCCGCATCGCCTCCGGCGATCAGGTCCTGCTGTATCTGAACCGCCGCGGCTACGCGTCCGCTCTCGTCTGCCGCGAGTGCGGGCACGTCCCCCGGTGTCACGGCTGCGGCGTCGCGCTCACCTACCACCTCGCGACCCGGGCGCTGCGTTGCCACTACTGCGGCCGCGTGCTGCCAGCCCCCTCTGCGTGTCCGTCCTGCCGTGGCATACACCTGCGTCCGTTCGGCCCGGGGACGCAGCGCGTCGAGGAGGAGGTGCGCCGACTGTTTCCAGGCGTGGATGTGGCGCGCGCCGACCGCGACACGATGTCGCGGCGCGGTGCCCACCAGCGGCTGATGGACGACCTGCGCCAGCGGCGGGTGCAGGTGCTCGTCGGCACCCAGATGATCGCGAAGGGCCTCGACCTCCCGGGGGTCGGGCTGGTGGGCGTCGTGGCGGCTGACGTGGCTCTGAGTCTACCGGACTTCCGCGCCGGGGAGCGCGCGCTGCAGCAGCTCGTCCAGGTGGCCGGTCGCGCCGGCCGCGGTGAGTCCCCCGGCGAGGTGATCATCCAGACCTATCAACCGAAACACCCCGCGGTCCTGGCGGCATGCGGCGACGACATGGCATTCTTCGAGGAGGAGATCGCCGCGCGAAGGGCGCTGCGCTATCCTCCTTTCAGTTCGCTGATCCAGCTGATCGTCTCCGCGAGGGCACTGGCCGACGCGCGGACGGCGGCGCGGTCCCTGGCGGACTCGCTGGCCGCAGCCGAGATCCTGGGTCCCAGCCCCGCACCCTTGAGCCGGTTGCGCGGCTGGTACCGCTGGCAGATCGTCGCGCGCGGCCAAGATGCGCAGGCGCTGCGAGACGCCGTGCGCCAGGGGCTGGCGGCGTGGCGGCGTCCGCCCGGCGTGCGCATCGCAATCGACGTCGACCCGGTGGAGATGCTGTAG
- the def gene encoding peptide deformylase: MKIITVGSPRGAVLRRKAKPVGQVTPQVARLMDQMLALMRAAPGVGLAAPQVGIGRRILVAEYDGITYQLADPEIVRMQGEEMGREGCLSIPGIVCDVRRAVDVVVRAKNRRNRRVEIRATGWLARILQHEIDHLDGILITDRVDGPEHIHRVDELAPEERAEEVVG, translated from the coding sequence ATGAAGATCATCACGGTGGGCAGTCCACGGGGCGCGGTGCTGCGACGCAAGGCGAAGCCGGTGGGGCAGGTGACGCCGCAGGTCGCGCGGCTGATGGACCAGATGCTGGCGTTGATGCGGGCGGCCCCCGGCGTCGGCCTGGCGGCGCCCCAGGTCGGCATCGGCCGACGCATCCTCGTCGCGGAGTACGATGGGATCACCTACCAGCTCGCTGACCCGGAGATCGTGCGGATGCAGGGTGAGGAGATGGGCCGCGAGGGCTGTCTGTCCATCCCCGGCATCGTGTGCGATGTGCGGCGGGCGGTGGACGTCGTGGTGCGCGCGAAGAACCGGCGCAACCGTCGGGTGGAGATCCGCGCGACCGGCTGGCTCGCGCGCATCCTGCAGCACGAGATCGACCACCTCGACGGCATCCTGATCACCGACCGCGTCGACGGACCGGAACACATCCATCGGGTCGACGAGCTGGCGCCCGAAGAACGGGCGGAGGAGGTGG